One Methanocaldococcus villosus KIN24-T80 genomic window carries:
- a CDS encoding HD domain-containing protein yields MKVIRDAIHKDIYLTDEEMEVIDTEEFQRLRNIKQTGLTYLVYPSANHTRFEHSLGCLYIANKMANKIKREVDVDIETVRLSALLHDIGHPPFSHTLEIFGYNHEEVGKKIIKKLDIGNKKEVIKTLSKKNLEGHIISGEVDADRMDYLLRDSYNTGTAYGMIDIHRIITSLKTFETFGKIKIGILKKGIEAIESLLIARHQMYSAVYFHKTVRIADTMLKRAVIKEIENKNLKLDELSKMDDIALISFLRENNNYLIERLDKRRLYKRVIYYDYYELSPKEKWILVNMKEEDILNLEKELQEKFGELFIDIYPIPNLEEHDIYIIMNNHAKKLDEVSPLARSLKFSEMKLWKLAVYSDCKGINKKEFKKELFKNLDMKIHSRILDVLNKHEIVEGRKNLLELSKLSKKEFYDELYKLIFSGLIKEKFYKNKYIYSINSKNPLPIK; encoded by the coding sequence ATGAAAGTTATTAGAGATGCAATTCATAAAGATATTTATCTAACTGATGAAGAAATGGAAGTTATTGATACTGAAGAATTTCAAAGATTAAGGAATATAAAACAGACAGGATTAACATATCTTGTTTATCCTTCAGCTAATCATACAAGATTTGAACACTCTCTTGGTTGTTTATATATAGCTAATAAAATGGCTAATAAAATTAAGAGAGAAGTAGATGTTGATATCGAAACTGTTAGATTATCAGCACTTTTACATGATATTGGACATCCTCCTTTTTCTCATACATTGGAAATTTTTGGCTACAATCATGAAGAAGTTGGAAAGAAGATAATAAAAAAATTAGATATTGGAAATAAAAAAGAAGTTATCAAAACTCTAAGTAAAAAGAATTTAGAGGGGCATATTATATCTGGAGAAGTTGATGCTGATAGAATGGATTATTTGTTAAGAGACAGCTATAATACAGGAACAGCTTATGGTATGATTGATATACATAGAATAATTACTAGTTTAAAAACTTTTGAAACTTTTGGAAAAATTAAGATAGGTATTTTGAAAAAAGGTATAGAAGCTATAGAATCTCTTCTAATAGCAAGACATCAAATGTATTCTGCAGTTTATTTTCACAAAACTGTTAGAATTGCAGATACAATGTTAAAGAGAGCAGTAATTAAAGAAATTGAAAATAAAAATTTAAAGCTAGATGAATTATCTAAAATGGATGATATAGCCCTCATATCTTTTTTAAGAGAAAACAATAATTATTTGATAGAAAGATTAGATAAAAGAAGACTCTATAAAAGGGTTATCTATTATGACTATTATGAATTATCTCCAAAAGAAAAATGGATATTAGTTAATATGAAAGAGGAGGATATTTTAAATTTAGAAAAAGAATTGCAGGAAAAGTTTGGAGAATTGTTTATAGATATCTATCCCATCCCTAATTTGGAAGAACATGATATTTATATTATAATGAATAACCATGCCAAAAAGTTAGATGAAGTTTCACCATTAGCCAGAAGTTTAAAATTTTCAGAAATGAAACTTTGGAAGTTAGCAGTATATTCAGACTGTAAAGGGATAAATAAAAAAGAGTTTAAAAAAGAATTATTTAAGAATTTAGACATGAAGATTCATAGTAGGATATTAGATGTATTAAATAAACATGAAATTGTTGAGGGTAGGAAGAATTTACTTGAGCTTTCAAAATTATCAAAAAAAGAGTTTTATGATGAATTATATAAACTGATATTTTCAGGATTAATAAAAGAAAAATTTTATAAAAATAAATATATTTATTCCATTAATTCTAAAAATCCTCTACCAATTAAATGA
- a CDS encoding CBS domain-containing protein: MRALDVVKNKEIVKIYPTTTIREALKIMNENRFRRLPIVYPNNKLVGIITAMDIVDFIGGGSKYNLIREKFNRNFVAAINQPVREIMTKEVITLDENDDIDMAIETFLNKNVGGVPILDKEGHFLSLITERDVIKALINKIDENETIEDYITRKIIYATPGERLKDVARTMVRNGFRRLPVVSEDKLVGIITATDFIKLLGSNWTFKKMEMGNVREITNVRIEEIMIKDVITANNNDKLKDVAKIMVEKDIGALPVVEDSKLIGIITEKDVIKYFT; encoded by the coding sequence ATGAGAGCTTTGGATGTAGTAAAAAATAAGGAAATAGTTAAAATCTACCCTACAACAACTATAAGAGAGGCTTTAAAGATAATGAATGAGAATAGGTTTAGAAGATTGCCAATAGTTTATCCAAATAATAAACTTGTAGGGATAATTACTGCTATGGATATTGTTGATTTTATAGGTGGTGGTTCAAAGTATAATTTAATTAGGGAGAAATTTAATAGAAACTTTGTAGCAGCTATAAACCAACCTGTTAGAGAAATAATGACAAAAGAGGTTATAACATTAGATGAAAATGATGACATTGATATGGCTATTGAAACATTCCTAAATAAAAATGTTGGAGGAGTACCAATATTGGATAAGGAAGGACATTTTTTATCTTTAATAACTGAAAGAGATGTAATAAAAGCTCTTATAAATAAAATTGATGAAAATGAGACTATTGAAGATTATATAACAAGAAAGATTATCTATGCTACACCAGGAGAGAGATTAAAAGATGTAGCAAGAACAATGGTTAGAAATGGTTTTAGAAGATTGCCTGTTGTGAGTGAAGATAAATTAGTAGGGATAATAACAGCTACAGATTTTATTAAGCTATTGGGAAGCAATTGGACATTTAAAAAGATGGAAATGGGAAATGTTAGAGAAATTACTAATGTTAGAATAGAAGAAATAATGATTAAAGATGTTATTACAGCAAATAATAATGATAAATTAAAAGATGTGGCTAAAATTATGGTGGAAAAAGATATAGGAGCATTACCTGTTGTTGAAGATAGTAAATTAATAGGAATTATTACTGAAAAAGATGTTATAAAATATTTCACATGA
- a CDS encoding prefoldin subunit beta yields MEIPPQLQAQLMQLQQLQQQLQMIILQKQNVEIELNETKKALEELDKSDVDYVYKLVGGLFIKRNKEDVKKELNEKIETLELRLKTLEKQEEKLQSKLKEIQARLQRFANQAQ; encoded by the coding sequence ATGGAAATTCCTCCACAGTTGCAAGCTCAGTTAATGCAATTACAGCAGTTGCAACAACAGTTACAAATGATTATCTTACAGAAGCAAAATGTGGAAATTGAATTAAATGAAACTAAAAAAGCTTTAGAGGAATTGGATAAGAGTGATGTTGATTATGTTTATAAGCTTGTAGGTGGGTTGTTTATAAAAAGAAATAAGGAAGATGTAAAAAAAGAATTAAATGAGAAAATTGAAACCTTAGAGTTGAGATTAAAAACATTAGAAAAACAGGAGGAAAAGTTACAGTCAAAATTAAAAGAAATACAAGCAAGATTGCAAAGATTTGCTAATCAAGCACAGTGA
- a CDS encoding DHH family phosphoesterase, whose translation MMIEEYLKRDSILFLCHHNADPDAIGSAVALKYLSKYLNPNANVRIVADSISKISKNILNEINEKVDIELYPSLPETVFIVDTASINQLKVDFEELKKRDVILIDHHKRTELADICKYTIIKEDYPSTSEIVTEIFKELNIYPPKNIRIALLCGIVYDTKHLKLATQKTFEIISYLIKDISFQKILSMLTHESDISKRVAHLKACSRMRIKEYNGIKIALSHVSSYEASCAKTIVSIGADVAFVVAVRKKEGEIRVSARCRKHVAKKVHLGKLMEKIGKELKGSGGGHSEAGGLNAPYDGKDKEKTINRVLDLCYKRFIEEFKK comes from the coding sequence ATTATGATCGAGGAATATTTAAAAAGAGATAGTATTCTATTTTTATGTCACCATAATGCTGATCCTGATGCTATAGGTAGTGCTGTAGCTTTAAAGTATTTATCCAAATATTTAAATCCTAATGCTAATGTTAGAATAGTTGCTGATTCAATAAGTAAGATTTCAAAAAATATTCTAAATGAGATAAATGAAAAAGTAGATATAGAACTCTATCCTTCATTACCAGAAACAGTATTTATTGTTGATACAGCATCAATAAATCAATTAAAAGTAGATTTTGAAGAATTAAAAAAGAGAGATGTTATTTTAATTGATCATCATAAAAGAACAGAATTAGCAGATATATGTAAATACACGATCATAAAAGAAGATTATCCTTCAACATCTGAAATAGTTACTGAAATTTTTAAAGAGCTAAATATATACCCCCCTAAAAATATTAGAATTGCCCTATTATGTGGAATTGTTTATGATACAAAACATTTAAAGTTAGCTACACAGAAAACATTTGAAATTATTAGCTATTTAATTAAAGATATAAGCTTTCAAAAAATCCTTTCTATGTTAACCCATGAAAGTGATATTAGTAAGAGGGTAGCCCATTTAAAAGCTTGTAGTAGGATGAGAATTAAAGAATATAATGGAATAAAGATAGCTCTATCTCATGTGAGCTCTTACGAAGCTTCATGTGCTAAAACTATTGTTAGTATTGGAGCAGATGTAGCATTTGTTGTTGCTGTTAGGAAGAAGGAAGGAGAAATTAGAGTGAGTGCCAGATGTAGAAAACATGTAGCTAAAAAAGTTCATTTAGGAAAATTAATGGAAAAAATTGGTAAAGAATTAAAAGGTTCTGGAGGAGGACATAGTGAAGCTGGTGGATTGAATGCACCTTATGATGGAAAAGATAAAGAAAAAACAATAAATAGAGTATTAGATTTGTGTTACAAAAGATTCATAGAAGAGTTTAAAAAGTAA
- a CDS encoding DsrE/DsrF/TusD sulfur relay family protein, with translation MKFTVIITSAPYGKERAYSALRFALTSLLEGAEVNIFLIEDGVYVAKKGQNPSEVPNYLELLKNAIELGAVVKVCGPCCKARGLSDSDLIEGVKLATMHDLVAFVKESDNVITF, from the coding sequence TTGAAATTTACTGTTATTATTACATCAGCCCCATATGGAAAAGAAAGGGCATATTCAGCACTGAGATTTGCTTTAACATCACTATTGGAAGGGGCTGAAGTGAATATTTTTTTAATAGAAGATGGAGTTTATGTAGCTAAAAAAGGTCAAAATCCTTCAGAAGTTCCTAACTATTTAGAACTATTGAAGAATGCCATTGAATTAGGGGCTGTAGTTAAAGTTTGTGGGCCATGTTGTAAAGCGAGAGGATTGAGTGATAGTGATTTAATTGAGGGTGTAAAATTAGCCACAATGCATGATCTTGTAGCTTTTGTTAAAGAGAGTGATAATGTTATTACTTTTTAA
- a CDS encoding sulfurtransferase TusA family protein, whose protein sequence is MKRLDVTGDICPIPVLKTKKALEELKEGEELEVIGDYKPALENIRRFAENNGYTVILAEETDNGFRIVIRK, encoded by the coding sequence ATGAAAAGATTAGATGTTACTGGAGATATCTGTCCAATTCCTGTTTTAAAAACTAAAAAAGCTTTAGAAGAATTAAAAGAAGGGGAAGAGCTGGAAGTTATTGGAGATTATAAACCTGCTTTAGAGAACATAAGAAGATTTGCTGAAAATAATGGATACACTGTTATTCTTGCAGAAGAAACAGATAATGGATTTAGGATAGTAATAAGAAAATAA
- a CDS encoding phosphopyruvate hydratase family protein encodes MLDIIRKISAKKVFKGDIKVMITTITENSFGYEIIDTEEPDNVIAEINNVIAPELFGYSLDIDLIDNIICEVSENSLISYGVSVSVARAAANSFDIPLFKYLGGAITTDLPIVSSTILRDNNSELFPIVMAESIEDIVDIYIKLRNILDYKVIDINGAYVCKDIFNEIGKVREKIDEIKEEEDIEILLGLKIKKDMVKDKDLSLVDYLEVEEPVEFDGFLCTDIIYEESDFVKVYPYEIGTVTELFYYINYIFDKGLYPVLEGDNNSLAHIATAFKVPVIRAHLSSSVLNEVWEIERSISNPNIRRF; translated from the coding sequence ATGTTGGATATTATTAGAAAAATATCTGCAAAAAAAGTTTTTAAAGGAGATATAAAAGTTATGATCACAACAATAACAGAAAACTCTTTTGGTTATGAAATTATAGATACTGAAGAACCTGATAATGTTATAGCTGAGATAAATAATGTTATTGCTCCAGAACTGTTTGGTTATTCTTTAGATATTGATTTGATTGACAACATTATTTGTGAAGTGTCTGAAAATAGTTTAATTTCTTATGGAGTCTCTGTTAGTGTTGCAAGAGCTGCAGCTAATAGCTTTGATATTCCTCTATTTAAATATTTAGGAGGTGCAATAACAACAGATTTACCAATAGTTTCCTCTACAATTTTGAGAGACAACAATAGTGAGCTCTTCCCTATTGTTATGGCAGAATCTATAGAGGATATTGTAGATATCTACATTAAATTAAGGAATATTTTGGATTATAAGGTAATAGATATAAATGGGGCATATGTTTGTAAGGATATTTTTAATGAAATAGGCAAGGTCAGAGAAAAGATAGATGAAATTAAAGAAGAGGAAGATATAGAGATATTATTGGGTTTAAAAATTAAAAAAGATATGGTAAAAGATAAAGATTTATCATTGGTTGATTATTTGGAAGTAGAAGAACCTGTAGAATTTGATGGATTTTTATGTACAGATATTATTTATGAAGAGAGTGATTTTGTTAAAGTTTATCCATATGAAATAGGTACTGTTACTGAGTTATTCTATTATATAAACTACATATTTGATAAGGGTTTGTATCCTGTATTAGAAGGAGATAATAACAGTTTAGCTCATATTGCAACAGCTTTTAAAGTTCCTGTTATTAGGGCACATCTATCATCAAGTGTTTTAAATGAAGTTTGGGAAATAGAAAGATCAATATCAAATCCAAACATAAGAAGATTTTAA
- a CDS encoding DNA-directed RNA polymerase subunit K, with protein MKLTKFEIARILGARSLQISNGAYATVETNETSSLKIAYEEIKKGKVPLKPIRE; from the coding sequence ATGAAATTAACTAAATTCGAGATAGCAAGAATTTTAGGAGCGAGAAGTTTACAAATATCTAATGGGGCTTATGCAACAGTAGAAACAAATGAAACAAGTTCATTAAAAATTGCATATGAAGAAATAAAAAAAGGAAAGGTTCCATTAAAGCCTATAAGAGAGTGA
- a CDS encoding DNA-directed RNA polymerase subunit N, giving the protein MMFPIRCFSCGKVIGEVFEEYKRRILNGEHPKDVLDDLGIKKYCCRRMFISYRISKDGKEIFDEIIEHDIARL; this is encoded by the coding sequence ATGATGTTCCCTATAAGATGTTTTTCTTGTGGTAAAGTTATTGGAGAAGTTTTTGAGGAATATAAAAGAAGAATATTAAATGGAGAACATCCAAAAGATGTTTTAGATGATTTGGGAATAAAAAAATACTGTTGTAGAAGAATGTTTATCTCCTATAGAATTTCCAAAGATGGTAAGGAGATATTTGATGAAATTATAGAACACGATATTGCTCGCCTTTAA
- a CDS encoding 30S ribosomal protein S9, which produces MEKIVITVGKRKRAIARAVARPGKGRIRINRIPIELIEPKYKRMKLMEPLLLAGEEVISQMDIDVTVRGGGVMGQMDAARTAIGKAIVEFTGSKELRDKFLAYDRTLLVSDARRTEPHKPSRSTKGPRAKRQKSYR; this is translated from the coding sequence ATGGAAAAAATTGTTATAACAGTAGGTAAGAGGAAAAGGGCTATAGCAAGAGCTGTAGCAAGACCAGGGAAAGGTAGAATAAGAATAAATAGGATACCTATTGAATTAATAGAGCCTAAGTATAAAAGAATGAAACTGATGGAGCCATTATTATTAGCTGGAGAAGAAGTTATAAGTCAGATGGATATAGATGTTACTGTTAGAGGAGGAGGGGTAATGGGTCAAATGGATGCTGCTAGAACAGCAATAGGTAAAGCAATAGTTGAATTTACAGGAAGTAAAGAGTTAAGGGATAAGTTTTTAGCATATGACAGAACACTGTTAGTTAGTGATGCTAGAAGAACTGAACCACACAAACCAAGTAGATCTACAAAAGGTCCAAGAGCTAAGAGACAAAAATCTTACAGATAA
- a CDS encoding 50S ribosomal protein L13 — MTVIDAEGAILGRLASTVAKRVLRGEEITIINAEKVIITGNRDWIIKHYQEERAKKNVANPRRFGPKFPRRPDDILRRTIRKMLPYKKPKGREAFKRVKVYVGNPLNLQPDEKISHELKTNKFITLGELSKHLGAKF, encoded by the coding sequence ATGACAGTGATTGATGCTGAAGGAGCAATATTAGGAAGATTAGCTTCAACAGTAGCAAAGAGGGTTTTAAGAGGGGAAGAAATAACAATTATTAATGCAGAAAAAGTTATAATTACAGGAAATAGAGATTGGATTATAAAGCATTATCAGGAAGAAAGAGCTAAGAAAAATGTGGCAAATCCTAGAAGATTTGGTCCAAAGTTTCCAAGAAGGCCAGATGATATATTGAGAAGAACTATAAGAAAAATGTTACCATATAAAAAACCTAAAGGAAGAGAAGCTTTTAAAAGAGTAAAAGTTTATGTTGGAAATCCATTAAACTTACAACCAGATGAAAAAATATCTCATGAATTGAAGACAAACAAATTTATCACTTTAGGGGAACTTAGTAAACACTTAGGAGCAAAGTTTTAA
- a CDS encoding 50S ribosomal protein L18e produces MRRLMKTNPRLIRLIKTLRKASNKNNAKIWKVVAEKLAKPTRRRVEVNISKINRYAKENETIVVPGKVLGAGKLEKRVVVAAYAFSESAKRIIKEAGGEAITIEELLERNPKGSNVRIMA; encoded by the coding sequence ATGAGAAGGCTGATGAAAACAAATCCTAGATTAATTAGGCTGATAAAAACACTAAGAAAAGCATCAAATAAAAATAATGCAAAAATTTGGAAAGTTGTTGCTGAAAAGTTGGCTAAACCTACAAGAAGAAGGGTAGAAGTTAATATTAGTAAGATAAACAGGTATGCTAAAGAAAATGAAACTATAGTCGTTCCAGGTAAAGTTTTAGGTGCAGGAAAATTGGAGAAGAGAGTAGTTGTTGCAGCATATGCTTTTAGTGAGTCTGCAAAAAGAATAATTAAAGAAGCTGGAGGAGAGGCAATAACAATAGAAGAGTTGTTAGAAAGAAATCCTAAAGGATCAAATGTTAGGATAATGGCTTAA
- a CDS encoding DNA-directed RNA polymerase subunit D has product MLTIKEKKQTKIGEEFIFSLKAPISFCNAIRRIMISEVPTYAIEDVYIYENTSSMDDEILAHRLGLIPIKGKPASDKEVITFTLEKEGPCTVYSSDLKSENGEVAFKNIPIVKLGEKQKIKIVCEAVPGIGKVHAKWQPCNAVYRIKDDEVEFFVETFGQMDGEEILKEAIKILKEKAFSFLHQLELLGDKDEKADENKS; this is encoded by the coding sequence TTGTTAACCATTAAAGAGAAAAAACAGACAAAAATAGGGGAAGAGTTTATTTTTTCTTTAAAAGCCCCTATTTCTTTTTGTAATGCAATAAGAAGGATAATGATTTCTGAAGTCCCAACATATGCTATTGAAGATGTCTATATATATGAAAACACTTCTTCGATGGATGATGAAATATTAGCTCATAGATTGGGTTTAATCCCAATAAAAGGAAAACCTGCATCAGATAAAGAGGTTATTACTTTTACATTAGAAAAAGAAGGTCCTTGCACAGTTTATAGCTCAGATTTAAAATCTGAAAATGGGGAAGTTGCATTTAAAAATATTCCAATAGTTAAATTGGGAGAAAAGCAGAAAATAAAAATTGTTTGTGAGGCAGTTCCAGGGATTGGAAAAGTTCATGCTAAATGGCAACCATGTAATGCTGTTTATAGAATAAAAGATGATGAAGTTGAATTTTTTGTTGAAACATTTGGTCAGATGGATGGAGAAGAGATTTTAAAAGAGGCCATCAAAATACTAAAAGAAAAAGCGTTTAGTTTTTTACATCAGTTGGAATTGTTAGGTGATAAAGATGAGAAGGCTGATGAAAACAAATCCTAG
- a CDS encoding 30S ribosomal protein S11, with the protein MAEQKKEIWAIVHIFSSYNNTIVHATDITGAETIARVSGGMITRNQRDEGSPYVAMQAAFRVAEILKERGIYNIHIKVRAPGGSGQKNPGPGAQAAIRALARAGLRIGRIEDVTPIPHDGTTPKKAYKK; encoded by the coding sequence ATGGCTGAGCAGAAAAAAGAAATTTGGGCTATTGTTCATATATTCTCATCTTATAACAATACTATAGTACATGCCACTGACATAACAGGAGCAGAAACAATAGCTAGGGTTTCTGGTGGTATGATAACAAGAAATCAGAGAGATGAAGGATCTCCTTATGTTGCTATGCAGGCTGCTTTTAGAGTTGCTGAAATATTAAAAGAGAGAGGTATTTACAATATACACATAAAAGTTAGAGCACCTGGTGGATCTGGACAGAAAAATCCAGGTCCAGGAGCTCAGGCTGCTATAAGAGCACTGGCAAGGGCTGGATTGAGAATAGGAAGAATAGAAGATGTTACTCCAATTCCACACGATGGTACAACACCTAAGAAAGCCTATAAAAAATAA
- a CDS encoding 30S ribosomal protein S4: MGDPRRRFPKKYETPNHPWIKERIEREKELCRKYGLRRKREVWKAETLLRKYRRQARRLIRLLDTPQGQKEMEQLFNVLKRYGILKKENPTLDDVLSLTVEDILERRLQTLVFRKGLARTPKQARQLIVHRHIAVNGRIIDAPSYLVKVDEEDKITYAKNSPFNNKDHPERAKIIGITEESVKEEQ; this comes from the coding sequence ATGGGAGATCCTAGAAGAAGATTTCCTAAAAAATATGAAACACCTAACCATCCATGGATAAAAGAAAGAATTGAAAGAGAAAAAGAATTGTGTAGAAAATATGGTTTAAGAAGAAAAAGAGAAGTTTGGAAAGCTGAGACATTATTAAGAAAATATAGAAGACAGGCAAGAAGGCTGATAAGATTATTAGATACACCTCAAGGACAAAAAGAGATGGAACAATTATTTAATGTATTAAAAAGATATGGAATATTAAAAAAAGAGAATCCTACATTGGATGATGTTTTGTCCTTAACTGTAGAGGATATATTGGAAAGAAGATTACAAACATTAGTTTTTAGGAAAGGTTTAGCAAGAACTCCTAAGCAGGCAAGACAGTTAATTGTTCATAGGCATATAGCAGTTAATGGAAGGATTATTGATGCTCCAAGTTATTTGGTAAAGGTTGATGAAGAAGATAAGATAACATATGCTAAAAACTCTCCATTCAATAATAAAGATCATCCAGAAAGAGCTAAAATTATAGGAATTACTGAAGAGAGTGTTAAAGAAGAACAATAA
- a CDS encoding 30S ribosomal protein S13: MTEQAEFKYLLRISRTDIDGNKKVIMALQDIYGVGEAMARAIIRVTGIDPNKKAGYLTDEEVKKIEDVLSDPAKYGIPSWMFNRRKDYVTGEDKHVIESDLIIVKQEDINRLKRIKCYRGIRHELGLPVRGQRTRSTFRRGPTVGVSRKKK, translated from the coding sequence TTGACTGAGCAGGCTGAATTTAAGTATTTGCTTAGAATATCAAGAACTGATATAGATGGTAATAAGAAGGTTATCATGGCCCTTCAAGATATCTACGGTGTTGGAGAAGCAATGGCTAGAGCAATTATTAGAGTTACAGGAATAGATCCAAATAAAAAGGCCGGTTATTTAACAGATGAAGAGGTTAAGAAAATAGAAGATGTTCTCTCTGATCCTGCAAAATATGGAATACCATCATGGATGTTTAACAGAAGAAAAGATTATGTCACAGGTGAAGATAAACACGTTATTGAAAGTGATTTAATTATAGTAAAACAAGAAGATATAAACAGATTGAAGAGAATTAAGTGTTATAGAGGAATAAGACATGAATTAGGATTACCTGTTAGAGGACAAAGAACAAGAAGTACATTCAGAAGAGGTCCAACTGTAGGAGTTTCAAGAAAGAAAAAATAA
- a CDS encoding CBS domain-containing ParB/RepB/Spo0J family partition protein: MVKVKEYMTKNVITVKKDDKVKDVIELFKKTKHKSFPVVENGKLVGIVSLVDIVGKDDNERVENVMTKRDDMVITHPDEDIMNVGRIMFRTGLSKLPVVDEKNNLVGLISNMDVIRSQIEKTTPKKLERIINTYKSLGYKLEVKKGKVEIHKLKPTQNKIHSDELIGRIYELKKGLAEPIIVIKKKNDDKYILLDGHHRAVAAYKLGIPELDAYIIYLDTDKKLGIERTAESLNLKTLRDIKIVEHDIENSENIFKKI, translated from the coding sequence ATGGTAAAAGTAAAAGAGTATATGACAAAAAATGTAATAACAGTAAAAAAAGATGACAAAGTAAAAGATGTTATAGAGCTATTCAAAAAAACAAAACATAAATCATTTCCTGTAGTTGAAAATGGTAAATTAGTAGGGATAGTTTCTTTAGTAGATATTGTTGGAAAGGATGATAATGAAAGAGTAGAGAATGTTATGACTAAAAGAGATGATATGGTCATTACCCATCCTGATGAAGATATTATGAATGTGGGTAGAATAATGTTTAGAACAGGGTTATCAAAATTACCTGTTGTTGATGAAAAAAATAATTTAGTAGGGCTTATATCAAATATGGATGTTATAAGATCACAGATAGAAAAAACTACCCCTAAAAAATTAGAAAGAATTATAAATACATACAAAAGCTTAGGTTATAAATTAGAAGTAAAAAAAGGAAAAGTTGAAATTCATAAATTAAAACCTACTCAGAATAAAATACATTCTGATGAATTAATTGGTAGAATATATGAATTAAAAAAAGGATTAGCTGAACCAATTATTGTTATTAAAAAGAAAAATGATGATAAATACATACTTTTAGATGGTCATCATAGAGCGGTAGCTGCATATAAATTAGGTATTCCTGAATTAGATGCATATATAATTTATTTAGACACTGATAAAAAGCTAGGAATTGAAAGAACTGCTGAAAGTTTGAACTTAAAAACTTTAAGAGATATTAAAATAGTGGAGCATGATATTGAAAATAGTGAAAATATATTTAAAAAGATTTAA
- a CDS encoding YchF/TatD family DNA exonuclease, whose protein sequence is MSKYVDAHCHIEDKAFNKNRDEVVKRAKENNVIIITSGASFGGCVRALNCKRLYDIYLTLGYHPSRVNADDKIINKVYNLIKENEKEILAVGEIGMDVKIENIKRQEEIFKKFLELSKEINKPIVAHARGFEERIFKLSDQPIMFHCYSGSLELAKEIGESGNLISISTLVCFSEHHKKLVEKLDIDYITTETDSPYLSPIKKQRNEPINVKFVYKIISEIKEMDINEVKNIIYKNTCKFFKKKL, encoded by the coding sequence ATGAGTAAATATGTTGATGCACACTGTCATATAGAGGATAAAGCGTTTAATAAAAATAGAGATGAAGTTGTGAAAAGGGCTAAAGAGAATAATGTTATAATCATTACAAGTGGTGCTTCATTTGGAGGGTGTGTAAGAGCTTTAAATTGTAAGAGATTGTATGATATTTACCTTACCTTAGGTTATCACCCTTCAAGAGTTAATGCTGATGATAAAATTATTAATAAAGTTTATAATCTTATAAAAGAAAATGAAAAAGAAATATTGGCTGTAGGAGAAATAGGGATGGATGTTAAGATAGAAAATATAAAAAGACAGGAAGAAATATTTAAAAAATTCTTAGAACTTTCTAAGGAGATAAATAAACCTATTGTAGCCCATGCAAGAGGTTTTGAGGAGAGGATATTTAAACTATCAGATCAACCTATAATGTTCCATTGCTACTCAGGAAGTCTAGAGCTGGCTAAAGAGATTGGAGAGAGTGGAAATTTAATTTCAATATCTACATTAGTATGTTTTTCAGAGCATCATAAAAAATTAGTTGAAAAGTTAGATATAGATTATATAACTACAGAAACTGACAGCCCTTATTTATCTCCAATAAAAAAGCAAAGGAATGAGCCTATAAATGTTAAATTTGTCTATAAAATAATATCTGAGATAAAAGAGATGGATATTAATGAGGTTAAAAACATAATCTATAAAAATACATGTAAATTTTTTAAGAAAAAACTTTAA